In Daucus carota subsp. sativus chromosome 4, DH1 v3.0, whole genome shotgun sequence, one DNA window encodes the following:
- the LOC108217941 gene encoding sodium/calcium exchanger NCL1, translated as MERVLARTAISVVFLVFLSSIEVQGRNSHFSSPDHLVSDGSVTNDGAKQGNKTGSSILQLKGLDSSEEQCEHMYGFLPCSESVFGHLFLIIVYEYLLYHGETYLLSGGGRIFEILGTGFFGASAFPVIAQLPESLILLVTGLFSSDEGAQENVLTGVGMVAGSTIFNLTLLWGTCLFLGRQVFVNKTNSIPVSDPSAESQQKKPPSLLSGYGVTSDAETSFTAKIMLVSVVPFIIILAPKIFNVSYNSRAYNIDILVTLFALIVLLLAYFSYQFSHSSIQDRRLDYLKVEHQTHVLAVINHVQEYVPERLLDDHGAPNEDAISRLFQKLDKDGDQQLSHAELTELFNRIKLSKSVLSREKVMENILNELDHDGNEQISLTEFMKTVKHWLHTTMCAVDEPASHSHDPGQPIKHLDEAITLVLEEQEKLKNVKKQVLEQVRHMKDGEANESAIIELFERLDVDKSKSLTQSELKALLSDISADKAQMAEDEALMKIFEDLDTDGNEEISLEEFTIGLKKWIKKTGGNTQQYNVDRSARAWGKAIFLLVVGIVMLAVLAEPLIHSVQKFATSADIPSFYVAFVLVPLATSARTAISAIRAVRDKIPKNTRLTFSEIYDGVFMNNVLGFSVLLSVVYFRGLVWHFSAEVMIVVIVCSVMGLIASFISRFPVWIMFIAYSLYPLSLIIVYLVDDYFWLP; from the exons ATGGAAAGAGTACTTGCAAGAACTGCAATCTCcgttgtttttcttgttttcctCTCAAGTATAGAAGTGCAGGGTCGAAATTCTCATTTCAGTAGCCCTGATCATTTGGTTTCAGACGGTAGTGTCACTAATGATGGTGCTAAACAGGGAAATAAAACAGGATCTTCAATTTTGCAGTTGAAAGGATTGGATTCTTCGGAGGAGCAGTGCGAGCATATGTATGGTTTTTTGCCATGCTCAGAAAGTGTTTTCGGCCATCTTTTTCTGATCATCGTGTATGAGTACTTGTTGTATCATGGCGAGACGTATCTTCTATCCGGAGGTGGGAGGATTTTTGAGATTCTTGGGACTGGTTTCTTTGGTGCCAGTGCTTTTCCGGTCATTGCTCAACTTCCAGAGTCCTTGATACTACTTG TAACTGGGCTGTTTAGCAGTGACGAGGGAGCTCAAGAAAATGTCTTAACTGGAGTTGGTATGGTAGCAGGATCAACCATTTTCAATCTCACACTGTTGTGGGGAACTTGTCTGTTCTTGGGTCGACAAGTCTTTGTTAATAAAACCAATTCTATCCCTGTCAGCGATCCTTCTGCAGAAAGCCAACAAAAGAAACCACCATCACTATTATCCG GTTATGGTGTGACCTCAGATGCAGAGACTAGTTTCACGGCAAAAATTATGCTTGTTTCAGTAGTACCATTTATCATTATACTAGCGCCAAAGATTTTTAATGTATCATATAACTCTAGGGCATATAACATTGACATATTAGTGACGCTTTTTGCTCTGATTGTCCTCTTACTTGCGTACTTCAGCTATCAG ttctCTCACAGTTCAATACAAGATAGAAGGTTGGATTATTTGAAAGTTGAACATCAGACTCATGTCTTAGCAGTCATTAACCATGTGCAAGAATACGTACCAGAAAGACTCCTGGATGACCATGGTGCGCCTAATGAAGATGCAATTTCTAG GCTATTCCAAAAGTTGGATAAAGATGGAGACCAACAATTATCTCATGCCGAGCTTACAGAACTTTTCAACAGAATCAAACTTAGCAAGTCAGTATTAAGCAGGGAAAAGGTTATGGAGAATATTTTGAACGAACTTGATCATGATGGGAATGAACAAATCAgtttgacagagtttatgaaaaCAGTTAAACATTGGCTTCACACAACTATGTGTGCAGTGGATGAACCCGCAAGCCATTCGCATGATCCTGGACAGCCAATCAAGCATTTAGATGAG GCAATTACTCTGGTGCTAGAAGAACAAGAGAAATTGAAGAATGTGAAGAAGCAAGTTCTTGAGCAGGTTAGACATATGAAAGATGGAGAAGCTAATGAGTCTGCCATCATAGA GTTGTTCGAAAGACTTGATGTGGACAAGAGTAAATCTTTAACGCAGTCTGAATTGAAGGCATTGCTCTCAGATATTAGTGCAGATAAGGCGCAAATGGCTGAAGATGAGGCACTGATGAAAATATTTGAAGATCTTGACACTGACGGAAATGAAGAAATTAGTCTTGAAGAATTCACAATAGGACTCAAAAAGTGGATCAAGAAAACTGGCGGCAATACTCAACAATACAAT GTGGACAGATCAGCAAGGGCGTGGGGAAAGGCTATATTTCTGTTGGTGGTTGGAATAGTAATGTTAGCAGTATTAGCCGAGCCCCTGATACACAGCGTTCAGAAATTTGCAACATCTGCAGACATACCATCATTTTATGTTGCCTTTGTTTTAGTTCCGTTGGCTACAAGTGCTAGAACAGCTATATCAGCAATTCGAGCAGTAAGAGACAAGATACCAAAAAATACTCGTTTGACATTTTCTGAG ATCTATGATGGGGTGTTCATGAACAATGTTCTTGGATTTTCTGTTCTTCTGTCAGTTGTATACTTCCGTGGTTTAGTATGGCATTTCTCTGCTGAAGTGATGATCGTAGTTATTGTTTGCTCTGTAATGGGGCTTATCGCATCATTCATATCCCGGTTCCCAGTTTGGATAATGTTCATTGCCTACTCGCTGTATCCATTATCTTTGATCATCGTTTATTTGGTCGATGATTACTTTTGGTTGCCCTGA